From the Vanacampus margaritifer isolate UIUO_Vmar chromosome 14, RoL_Vmar_1.0, whole genome shotgun sequence genome, the window tTCCTACTGAGATTCAAAGCGCTTTAATGCGGACTCTttctattttgacattttgttaaCCTAATAgcataagtcattttttttttaaaaatcagaaaaaaagaaaaataagatttGCGAGCTAATTGCTatgtttaattgattttaagtTTTATGTTGGAAATGACTTGTGCAGTTCTTCTATTAGGCTAACAATTTCACCATTTtagacattttgttattttgaaatgttttcgggaaaacaagaaaagataattatttTTAGCCAGCACATTTGgtgctttttattaatttgggaacaaaaaagaatcattttaaattaaatatgactTCCTCATATACAGTGCACCAGAAAAATCAATATACATTGAATTTCTATTTGATTGTTAACCCGtacatacttttaaaaacatcatttagGTCAAAGAGCTTCTACACACCCGCATCTTTACTATAATAGAAAAACAATTCTGTAAAAGGTTTTGGTAGCAACCCGTGCTGTCGCCCTCTTTACCTGGCCAAACGTGGAATAGAGGAAGACGGGTATCTCCGCGACCGTCATGGCCAACGCTTGTGCGATGGACATGCCCTCCATCCTTCTCACCGACATCTCCGGGTGAGACGAGTGGCAACCGCTCTCTGAAGAAATGCCAAAAAGCGTTCACCTGAAACACCGGGGTGAGCCAAGTTCAGGGGATTTGGCATTTACTGTCCCGTCATCCGCCGTGTTACCCTGCAACGCAAAAACATGACAACACAAAGTCACCACCCTGTAAAGAAGGCAACCTCCCGCAGCTCCAGACGGGGAATTAACACAAGGGGAGGTCATTAAGCTTGCATTAACTGTTAAGCGGGCGAAAGGTGGACAGAAAGCAGGTACTGAGAaaaccaaagaaaaaacacCGGCTGTGTTTGGAAACATTCACTCATTCCGTAATTACTATATAGGTACTAAAAACACATCTTCTAGTGATGTTTATATACATTAAGTCCCAATATTTGCGATTCACGCTTTGCTGCGAATtgctttaacaaaaaaaaaagtatggtttGTAAAGATGCCACAAGACAGCGATAAGTGAGCAGCATTATAGCAGGTGTGTTAAAAAAGTATTAGCTACAAAAATTACAAAGCAGAATTGCTTTGGAGACAAAAGTGGCTCTCCTAATACATCTTCTCTAAAATAGAGAAGATCATAAAGTGACATCCCCATGCTTGTGGTAATAAAGacaataattaattttacaaaCAACTTAAATATACAGGTGAAGATTTTACATTGATTAAGTACATTTGTGACCACATTAAAACGAGATGATCAGTGTTGTTTTTTGATTGATGTGTCATTAGATTCTTCTGTAAAATAATGTGCagtggcaaacaaaaaaacaaagacaaaaaacaaagataaaaacATCGTTTGTCTGGCATCCATTTTAATTAGGAAccgttaaaaatgttaatagtgCTGCTAATAGAGGTTACACAATTAAAGCTAGGTGGTAGAAGCCAGGTAAACCCACCACGTTGATACTCATCATCACACTGTTTATTTTACATCCGAGAACATGTGGAGGAAAAGCAAAACCGTTCAAAACGAGCAGAACAAGTGCGACGTTAGCTAGCAAATTGGCTAGCCTAGCTCACGTCTCCTGTCACCGAACATCACATCGGGTACTAAACACTGACATTTTAAGGCTTCACGGCCAAAAAGCAACACGGGATCCATTTAGCAGATTGGTAATATTGGCTATAAATGCGTTTCTGAATACCGTGGGCATCCGAGGAGCAAAGGAAGGGCATTCTCGTATCACAGTCACAGTGAAAGCGTCCAGCAGACAATTTTGGGTTGTGGCGATATTGACACGACTGACAGCCAATTGGGCGAGGGCAGGGAGGGAACTTCCGCACTACTGACAAATCGGATAAAGCAATCTTAAATTATGTATTTCTGCAATCCAATCAGGTGTGTCATTATTAACTCACGGTGCAAAAGCTCGTGGAACCACACCGGAAGTAATATTCCATTAACAAATGAAGGTAAGACGCGGCCCCCGGGTTGttactaaaataaagtaaatatttttccaaataaaggcaTTGGAACTAACACCTGCTTTTTGACGTTCCTGTCTTCTCACACGCCACTCAAAGCGTAACACTGGAAATACAGCATTGCCATTTTTCAGGTAACCATCAAAACCCTATAAAACATAGACATTAGGGGCGGGcttacttttgtttgtgtggttTTATTTTGCTATCGGAAACGCCTGGCTGGACCGGAAGCTCAACTCTAGTGCATCCCTGCAAATGACTACTCGGGACACGATGAGTCCCCGTGAGCCACCCGCTTCGGTCCCGGGCCTCCAAATGCCCTGATATGAAATCTACGGTAAAAACGAGTGACTTTGAATGCATCACGTGCATTTCATGCTTGTCGCATTGTTTGTGAAACTTTATTCGACGTGTGTATTTGTGTTCGttcgtgcacgcacgcacagacgCTGCAGTGGCTTTGCGTGCTCAGCCTCCTAAGCCTACCGGTCTTGTTGTGGTTCGGACATGTGATGAGCCCGCGGGACCCTgcacccccgccccccgccgCGGCCCCCAGGGATGGCCTCTGGGGGTACGTCAGGATCCGCCTCGACAGGGTGGAACAGGTGACACCTTTCAAACCTTTTACACTGTACTGGACCCGGGTCCTCGCTTTACGTACGGTACCTTCTTTCGAACGGTGCGCAATGAACTCGTTTTCCAACAAAGCTTTTCtgtcattcttattttattcccATGAAATAGCAGATGCAGGACGGGAGCCCTGCTTGCGCCGCTATAAACgtttgtaattgcctatagaGGGCAGCAAATCACTACTTTTATCTAGACGGCTCATCAACTCACTCCAAAATAGTTCCGCTGGTACCAAGATGCCACAGAATGGCAGCAAAGGattactttgttttgtttgaattagCTCCTCAAGGCAAGTCAACGTAGTTCCTTggcatagtttaaaaaaaaaaaatctggttcaCAATTaagcttcagtttttttttttgctttcagttCCTGGACCTGCACTTTAACCAGTGCGCCCTGATCTCCAGTTCGGGCCAGATGCGCGGCTCCGGCCTGGGCGCCGACATCGACCAAATCCCGTGCGTGATCCGCATGAACGACGCGCCTACGGCGGGCTACGAGGCCGACGTGGGCGGCCGGACCAGCGTGCGCGTGGTCTCGCACACCAGCGTGCCGCGCCTGCTCAAGGACCGGCACCGCTACTTCCGTGAGGCGGCCAACACGGCGTACGTCTTCTGGGGGCCCGACAGGAACATGAGGACGGACGGCAAGGGCGCTGTCTTCAACGCGCTGCGGAAGATGGCCGGCCAGTATCCCAGCGCCAGACTCTACGCCATGACTCCGGAGAGGGTCCGGCTCTGTGACGACGTGTTTCAGAATGAAACTGGGAAAAATCGGTACAGTCGGATTTCATGTTATGTACAGCCCTTCCACATTTGTGGTTTGGGGGGGAACCTACCCTCTGTTGTTGTTCTGAAAACTCATGCCAAAGCGATCAAATGATTAATTACTTTGCCGCCATGTTTGGGCATTTTGTGTGTTggagtgagttgaggagtttcattgaGACAAAactagtgctttgccgccaatGTCAGGtattttggtgccaaggaactgagttgagacaaaagtagtgctttgctgccatcttggtGGTAATAAAGTGTGCTAAAGTGAGTTAAAGCGCTTCATTGAGATGAAATTAttactttgccgccatcttcagTCATATTGGTACCAAGGAATTGTATTGAAGTGAGTGAAGAAGTTTTGTTGAGAGAAAAGTAGTGTTTTGtctccatcttgtggcatcctggtgccaatgaactatgttgaagtgagttgatgaGCTCCGTTTAGAAAAGAAGTCAAACTTTTATGTCATCTTTGGGCATGAGAAGATTTGTTGAGATAAAactagtgctttgctgccaatGAACTACGCTGAGATGTGTTGAGGAGCTTCACAAGACAAATGTAGCGCTTCGACGCCATTCTGCGGCAGCCAAAATAAATAGAGATCTTCATTCAGACGAAGAAATGAATCACGTCTTACCGTTTGATGCCGAAGATGCAAATGTTCATATCGGTGTAATGAATTGATTTTCAAAAGGAAATTCAGTGCGGTATGTCTTAGCGTTATTGATCACGTTCTCTGAGAATGAGCTTTATATTTCTGCTTTTGCTTCCTGGATGTTTCCTTTAGAATCAAGTCCGGCGCGTACCTCAGCACGGGATTCTTCACGATGATTCTGGCTATGAAGATGTGCGACCACATCCAAGTTTTTGGCATGGTTAACGCCGACTACTGCAGGTCAGTCGCATTGCAAGAAGACGCTAAATCGCTAAGCAATGCTTGCTGTAGTCCAGATTAGGATGAAATAGATTTTCCCCAACCGTGTTACAATTCCTAAGAGCCCCTAAAGTGAcatgggggtggtggggggggagaATCTTTTTCTCATCCTAACGAGAACGTTTCTTGTCCGAACGAAAAAAGTCAATTTGGCCAAATTCTGCCTTATTCCCATAAATCCCCATGGAAACTTTACAATTGAGAAAATTCCAATCATTTTTCAAACCTTAATCCAGTACCATGTTTGCTGTTGTGTGGTCAGATGGGCCAATCGCAGCGCGGCGCCGTATCACTACTacgaccgggcggcggcggacgAGTGCTTGATGTACAAGGTCCACGAGCACAAGCAGCGCGGCGGCCATCGCTTTATCACCGAGAAGGCCATCTACGCTAAGTGGGCCGCGCGGCGCAAGATGGAGTTCAGGCACCCCTCATGGAACTTGTGAACCGGGGACCTAAAATCTccaatctctgggatttgacctttttctgtattttataaacaaaaaacagaatggCTTgagtttgacaaaaacaaacaaacaacagcaaaaaatgttgGGGCATTTCACTTATAGCCAGTGTAAGGTTCACATACAAGTATACTGTTTGTCCTCActggtattttttaatttttaattttgcaatttatggattaaaatgtattttttattttatttgacttttgtttgtttttgtttgctgtaCCCCGCcgactgcccgaagccagctgggctCGGCTCcaagcgacccttgtgaggaccagcggttaagaaaatggatggatggatggtttttctttacaaattaatatattttattcagaaattAATAAGTGTAATTTAAGAatctaaatatttaatttagaatttgtaattcaaactaaaatacaaataaaaaaaatatttttattttcatctttctcatgtgttatttttgattgagaaatgaaatgttttcatttacaaCAAATAATTGAAAGAAATCGAATCTCgaattgcccacccctggcTTTTAGCCTTTAAGTCTGCCATCTTAATGTTAATGCTAGcacatataacaatactcacacagactgcgtttttttttttcttccgtctGTTATTATACTGCCTGCATGCTGGTGGCTAAAGCGCACGCATGACCGGTTATGACCCAATAAATTGAAGCAAGAAGTGTGACGCAAACAGtttcattctttacattctactTAATGAGGTCATTACTGTCTGTTTTtatgtaatataatatttttactttttacataatattgtacaatattataaagtgctatttttctGGTTTAAGacacaatacaaaacaaaacaaagctttttggatttttattttttattttttactgtatctcaaagcaccacAAGTTTATTTGCGTCACTAACGTTGAAGTTGAACCATgggaggaaggaaggcaggaaggaagcgGTTCAAGGTCAATGCTGCCACTGCTCCTTTGGATTTTGTCAGGAGTCTCGTTCGTGTATTGCTGCTCTTTATTATGACAACGCGGGAGGTTTCTGCTGGGACCCGCTCATTCAAGTAGGAACATAATTACTTTCTGGTCATCTAGAATCTTATGTTTGTACGAAGCCCgagagatttatttattttttttctttgatgcttGGATAAGCCGTTGTGTAAATggccggatggatggatggaatgttttaatagtgtttttttaaagccagcCACCAGTTCAACAGGTTGTTCAAGAAAGCCGTGCCGAGTAATCCTGGTCATGATCTAACGTACATGCGGTTGCATCGCGTAGAATAAGTTCGTGCTTTTGGTTTGTGTCATGACAATTTAGTATGAAATGATTTTAGAGGGGGTTAGAGGAAAAAATAGGATGTTCTATGACCCTCTAtgaatgggactctcagactccgacatttgtctccaatgcttacaaaacactacagacacttatgttcatgctttatggttatgtactccggttatgtatttctggactaaagtcttagaaaaactttccgctattttggactgtaggatacctttatctccaaacttgtgtttgctaggtgacctaacaacaact encodes:
- the st6galnac4 gene encoding alpha-N-acetyl-neuraminyl-2,3-beta-galactosyl-1,3-N-acetyl-galactosaminide alpha-2,6-sialyltransferase, with protein sequence MKSTTLQWLCVLSLLSLPVLLWFGHVMSPRDPAPPPPAAAPRDGLWGYVRIRLDRVEQFLDLHFNQCALISSSGQMRGSGLGADIDQIPCVIRMNDAPTAGYEADVGGRTSVRVVSHTSVPRLLKDRHRYFREAANTAYVFWGPDRNMRTDGKGAVFNALRKMAGQYPSARLYAMTPERVRLCDDVFQNETGKNRIKSGAYLSTGFFTMILAMKMCDHIQVFGMVNADYCRWANRSAAPYHYYDRAAADECLMYKVHEHKQRGGHRFITEKAIYAKWAARRKMEFRHPSWNL